ATGTAGTCAATAAcaaagtgaattttaaaagcCTGTTTTGAGAAAAATTGACCTATTAAAACAGATAATAAGCAAATGCAGAATTACATTATTATGATAATTTATTTATTAGTATAATTTGAGGGTGCTTCTTTGGCTAAATAAATTGCAAGGCCAAAGACCAAAGTATTTTTAACAAATAACCTGTAAGGCCAAATTAACCTAGGATATGATCAATCCTGACAACATGTAATACTCCCTATTTATTATAGCTATACTGAAATTCTTAAATtaaatattcacattttaaatgaaatagaaGAGACTACAATAGGGGTTGCCTAGCTCCCATTGTCTGTAGGAGTTTAATTCCCTAGAACCCCTGATTGTAGACAACAGGAAGTCTGTAAGAGCTCCTGGTCAGTTCCTACCCCAATATTAATCATCCTCAACAGATTTTCAGAGCATAGAAAGAAACTGCTTTATAATGTGCATATCCTAAACCTGTGTAATTTCACCTCATCAGCGATGCAACATTCTGTATATGCTTGGAAAGAGCTGCTTATATCTTTCTAACAACTAACAACTCTAAGGCATCAAGACcaaccaaaagaaaaacagatcttCAAAATGACATGACCTCCAAACCTTTTCAGAATAATAAActgcctttaaaacaaaacaaaacaaaactctctgTCTCCAAAATGATTGATTTGAATCAAACTTAAGAAAAGTTTGTGCTAGggtatgatgtattttataaaatttgTAGTAATGTTGTTAATAATATTGATTGAAGTTGGGGTTGGAGGTTAAATGGGAAGCTCCTTTAAACTATAGAGAGACTCATTTCTGTGTAATAACAGAACACATGATATCTGCCCTCATCTTAAATATAATTGCGACCTATGGAAACTGCAGGTTACTGCATGCAATACTTCTTGTTTCAAACAGCTAGGCTATGAAGCATAAGTGTCTGCATTCCACACCTCCATACCAAAGATGAAAGTGGATGTATGATGGGTGCCCTGGTTTTATATGTTGGAGTCTAATAatatcagttttattttaatttgctttattCTGACAGGCAATACAATTATTTGATGATTTGTTGTATGAATTATCCAGTCAAGCCAAAGGACTAACCAGCCAGAACATAGAATTATGCAAAGCGGTGAGGAATGTTTTACAGGTAAGTCTATTGAAATGAGCAGTAAGAGGAGTGGTTAGGTGATTATATGTTTTTTACCAAAACCGTGGAGAGATTTGTGAAGTGTTTGTGCCAGTAACAGCTGAATGTAAAATTCCATTCTGGATTTGTCATAGTTCAGCTAGTTTGAATATGTCAGGCAGTGTCCATATATTTCTGTTGATAAAGGGTAGTTCAGCATGTGTATAAATactttcaggattggggccttagaccTCCAACCCTCAGCATTGTTAGTCTTGATTTTCATCATGTTGCATTGTGAGGTTTCATGTTTATCTGTCATTGACTCTATATGATATTCCATtatcagtaataaagattctgcaggccagattctgcccttaaTGACACACATGCAGTTCCATTGTATTCATTAATGTTACAAAAGTGTAACTGAGGCAAAATTTAGCCTGCAGTTGGATTTGAGTTAAAAATTTGGTAGATCATGTGTAAGCCAGAATAGAATCCATTTTTTTCTCCAAGATCTGGATTGGGTCAGCAGTGCTAACAGGAATAAAtagtagtgtaaaaaaaaaagggggggggggcaagcagaTGTTGTTCTAAATGCTTTCAAGGAGCAAAGCCGGTATTTAGGAAGGTGCTATTTTTTTCATAATCACTTTTTAGGGTATAGCTGTGCTTTGAAAGATCTGTTAGTTGATACTGTCACAAACATGATTCTCACGTAAAGAGAATATCACATCACAGAAAAGCTGTGGTCTGAAACTGCTGCTGTCTTTTTTACAGAGCTTCATTCATCTTTCTGGCTTCCTAATACTTTTCCGTTTGCTACTGTCCCAAAAGACAGAGAACAGTTTAGCCAAATGCACAAGGGAAGAGCTGCTTTATAATTTTTGCTTTTTGAATTAACTGCTGCAGTGTACTGTTATAGATTGTGCCttcagtgatgatgatgatgatttcacTTGCAGACGATGGTGCAGCTGCTGGAAACTCTGACGGGTTGTGTGTGACATATCTGTACCCTGCAGGAGCCTGTGCCTTTAGAGAGTATCTGTAGCCTTCACTCTACCATTCTTTATGTAATCAAAAACACATTTATGCACTGCAAGGTAGGTGTCTGGATTAATAGGAGAAAAAACTATTCTAGATCTAGTTatagatcattttaaaaaatcctttgagATGTGATTTTGCTTTGAAAAGTTACTTTTGTGGCTTTCCATACTTGTTGCCTCAATATTggatcaaatgtgctcagtttacaagtatgAAGATGGTTTTTCcatctgccagccctgcaaactcagcgtGGCCTCTGAAAGCCAAGCTGTTATTTCCATCTTGTGCATTATTACCAGTAATAAAGGTTCTTCTGATGAAATTCATACTGTTTAAGAtgagaagggatcattagattatctagtccgATCTGTACATCACAGGCTATTACacttcacccagttactcctgtattgtgCCCAATAAGTTATTTAACTAATTAGGCCCTCATTGACACCCGTGCAagcccattgtcttcagtgggtttgCAGAGATGTAAGTGATTATGGATGTGTTAATATTAACCCTATGATTCAGTGCAAGTTTCAAGGCAGACTTGCGATTGGGATTAAATACTTTGCGTTATGTATAAAAACATGTTGGTGTTGCATTTTACAGCACCTGCACATGGAGGAAAACTGATTGTTGTGCTTGAAACCTTTCCTGCTGTAAGCAGTGCCGGTATCATAAGACATAGTAATTTGTCATCCATTCTACTGGCATCAATTTCACTTTTGAGCTTGTCTTCCTTGCTTATTAGAACCTTTAAATACTTATGGAGCCAAATTACACAGTGAGACCTTGCTAAGGACTTCTCCTCCAGtaggaaaatcatgggagacgggagagattacagaagactggaaaagggcaaatatagtgcccatctataaaaagggaaataaaaacaacccaggaaactacagagcagttagtttaacttctgtgccagggaagataatggagcaagtaattaaggaaataataaaaaataaggagcggcgaacagcagaggctaacagcgggagtttgcctgggagctgtccgagaggaggtacgctaagtgctgcattaggggggctgtgttggtgagtatctgagtgtctgctgctgggacagttggtcagtttgaccgtgtgcttgattgcttgcttgttcgtttgaaaagtgtgaattgggagtgctttgttccagctgggccttgagtgggcctgactggtatataagggcagtcagcagcgaaccagctgagcggcgaacagcagaggctaacagcgggagttcgcctagggagagcgcactgaggctttcatctgcaggtttctccgagtaattcctgcaacagttgaggaagctcctaagaggacggtgatatggaaggtgagcgatcagctgttgtaacctgcacaggttgtgccatgtttgtctttcttccgcaggacagaagcgactttgtctgtacaaagtgcaagctggtctccatactggaggagaaggttcgagggctggagaaacaagtatcgactctgcgttgcataa
This DNA window, taken from Trachemys scripta elegans isolate TJP31775 chromosome 8, CAS_Tse_1.0, whole genome shotgun sequence, encodes the following:
- the LOC117881800 gene encoding uncharacterized protein C1orf112 homolog is translated as MYQNSDDWTEHIRVLRILTEMFLPHINLSELEQTFFSKVLPKAIQLFDDLLYELSSQAKGLTSQNIELCKAVRNVLQTMVQLLETLTGCV